The following proteins are co-located in the Streptococcus downei MFe28 genome:
- a CDS encoding pseudouridine synthase, translating to MRLDKFLVDCAVGSRSQVKAILKKKEVQVNGQIESSPKRQIDEKKDRVTLAGQLLKHETFVYYLLNKPQGVVSATEDSQHQTVLDLLDELAHQKQVFPVGRLDIDTTGLLLLTNNGPLAHAMLSPKKHVAKVYQAKVEGLMTDEDVVAFGQGIRLKDFVCRPAQLQILESDQAQGSCLVQIEIAEGKFHQVKRMVASRGKKVLELKRISMGPLHLPHDLSEGHYRRLSAQELADLSGFHVDL from the coding sequence ATGCGCTTGGATAAATTTTTGGTGGACTGTGCTGTTGGTAGTCGCAGTCAGGTCAAGGCAATTTTGAAGAAGAAAGAGGTCCAGGTCAATGGCCAGATAGAAAGCTCCCCCAAGCGTCAGATTGACGAGAAGAAGGATAGGGTCACCCTTGCAGGTCAGCTTCTTAAGCATGAGACCTTTGTCTATTACTTGCTCAATAAGCCTCAAGGGGTTGTTTCAGCGACGGAGGATAGCCAGCACCAAACGGTCCTGGATTTATTGGATGAGCTGGCTCATCAAAAGCAGGTCTTTCCTGTTGGTCGTCTGGACATCGATACGACTGGCCTTTTACTGCTGACCAATAATGGCCCCCTAGCACATGCTATGTTATCACCCAAGAAACACGTCGCCAAGGTCTATCAGGCCAAGGTGGAAGGCTTAATGACAGACGAGGATGTGGTCGCCTTTGGGCAAGGTATTAGACTCAAGGATTTTGTCTGCCGGCCCGCCCAACTTCAGATTCTAGAAAGTGACCAGGCTCAAGGAAGCTGTCTGGTGCAAATTGAGATTGCAGAAGGAAAGTTTCATCAGGTCAAACGGATGGTCGCCAGCCGAGGAAAAAAAGTCCTTGAGCTCAAGCGGATAAGTATGGGGCCTTTGCATTTGCCCCATGATTTGTCCGAAGGCCACTATCGTCGCTTAAGTGCTCAAGAACTGGCTGATTTATCAGGGTTCCATGTTGATTTGTAG
- a CDS encoding ATP-binding cassette domain-containing protein → MLQIQYLTIVQDKDLHTLIEKLNATINTGDKVAIIGEEGTGKSTLLQYIYQPELITGYASVTGKIVNHFKSMAYLPQILPKEDSQLSIPDYLYKNIDYELFDFNLLYQLAARLHFDSQRFEDDKQKVGQLSGGEKIKLQLLKLLAHQPDLLLLDEPSSDLDIETLTWLEDFIAKSPLTIVFISHDESLLGKTANHIIHLEQIKKGSQARSTSKALDYQSYIQERQSSRIKQERLANKEREEQQEHMEKLNRTKSAVRHGLVTTKDSTAGRLLAKKMKNLLSREKRFERESDNFTELPDNPDKIGLFFSHIHALPAQKVLLAYHAEKLATGQVINFTFKGQEKVALIGRNGIGKSMLIRKIYQDLQGKTGISVGYMPQDYAETIDQNVTALYFLSQPGREEEARNLLASLKFTRNEILHPISNLSGGQKAKLFLAKMVFDCNNVLLLDEPTRHFSPTSQPEIRRLLQDYPGAILTISHDRNFIQQITQVSYQLTEDKLIKLI, encoded by the coding sequence ATGCTACAAATACAGTATTTAACTATTGTTCAAGATAAGGATTTGCACACTCTGATTGAAAAACTTAACGCCACTATTAACACAGGTGACAAGGTGGCGATTATCGGGGAGGAAGGTACTGGTAAATCAACCCTGCTCCAATACATTTATCAGCCAGAACTGATTACAGGCTATGCTAGTGTAACCGGTAAGATTGTCAATCATTTCAAGTCTATGGCCTATCTTCCTCAGATTCTCCCCAAAGAAGACAGCCAACTGTCCATTCCAGACTATCTCTACAAGAATATAGATTATGAACTATTTGATTTCAATTTGCTCTATCAACTAGCTGCTAGGCTCCATTTCGATAGCCAGCGTTTTGAGGATGACAAACAAAAGGTCGGTCAACTTTCGGGTGGTGAAAAAATCAAACTTCAACTCTTGAAACTCTTAGCACACCAGCCTGACCTACTCCTCTTGGATGAGCCTTCTAGCGACTTGGACATCGAGACCTTGACTTGGCTGGAGGATTTCATTGCAAAAAGTCCTTTGACGATTGTATTCATCTCCCACGATGAATCTCTGCTAGGTAAGACTGCTAATCACATCATCCATCTAGAACAAATCAAAAAGGGCAGTCAAGCGCGCTCAACCAGCAAGGCACTTGACTACCAGTCTTATATACAAGAAAGACAAAGTTCTCGTATCAAGCAAGAACGCCTTGCCAATAAGGAACGTGAAGAACAGCAGGAACACATGGAAAAACTCAATCGTACCAAGTCAGCTGTGCGACACGGACTTGTGACTACCAAAGATTCTACCGCTGGTCGCTTGCTGGCCAAAAAGATGAAAAATTTACTGTCACGGGAAAAGCGCTTTGAAAGAGAATCAGACAATTTCACAGAACTACCTGATAATCCAGATAAAATCGGACTATTTTTCTCCCATATCCATGCTCTACCAGCCCAGAAAGTTCTCCTAGCTTACCATGCTGAAAAGTTAGCGACTGGACAAGTCATTAATTTCACCTTCAAAGGACAGGAAAAAGTTGCCCTCATCGGTCGCAATGGCATCGGCAAATCCATGTTAATACGAAAAATCTATCAAGATTTGCAAGGCAAGACTGGTATCTCCGTGGGCTACATGCCACAAGATTACGCAGAAACTATTGACCAAAATGTAACAGCACTCTACTTTCTCAGTCAGCCCGGTCGTGAGGAAGAGGCACGCAACTTGCTGGCCAGCCTCAAATTCACACGAAATGAGATACTACACCCCATCAGCAATTTATCGGGTGGACAAAAAGCTAAACTATTTCTAGCTAAAATGGTTTTTGACTGCAATAATGTCCTTCTACTTGACGAACCAACTCGTCACTTCTCTCCGACTTCTCAGCCCGAAATCAGAAGATTATTACAAGACTATCCCGGTGCTATTCTCACCATTTCGCACGACCGCAACTTTATCCAGCAGATAACTCAAGTAAGCTATCAACTAACCGAAGATAAACTGATTAAATTGATATAA
- a CDS encoding ABC-2 transporter permease translates to MNFIKTTGVLSLSLFKRSMRDKIYLFFMIGLPVIFLLVFGTVYNRESVSSWNVAIENNTATPAGKELSKQILKYTLKTKSNKKGFFKEIKVKDRKAAEEKLARGEIDVIVTFPEDFGQISQTNKRPSGQIKILYRSASQSGAVAASVLDKFVTKLDTKLGRESANLTVKTVESNKRGLRQFDYLFAGMLAYTLMSFGLMGLSNALPEDKKTGALKRIHASPVSPAQYMFSYMLAFVGLAAIAFPIMFAIATYLFNWQMVGSWLNLIVFALLSLVMLFSLGLAVGGWAKDDKQASGLSTLVMFPLMFLSGILFPRFMMPEFIQKLTDYIPLTPVNDGIRLIITEDYSLVQVLPQIGLIALFALIIYAIAIKVFRWG, encoded by the coding sequence ATGAACTTTATCAAAACAACTGGGGTTCTATCCCTCTCCCTCTTTAAGCGCTCGATGCGGGATAAGATTTACCTCTTCTTCATGATTGGCCTGCCGGTCATTTTCTTGCTGGTTTTTGGAACCGTCTATAACCGTGAAAGTGTCAGTAGTTGGAATGTTGCCATCGAAAATAATACGGCAACTCCTGCCGGTAAGGAACTCAGTAAGCAGATATTAAAATATACTCTGAAAACAAAGAGCAATAAGAAAGGCTTTTTCAAAGAAATCAAGGTAAAAGATAGGAAAGCTGCTGAAGAGAAACTAGCCCGTGGTGAAATTGATGTTATTGTCACTTTTCCTGAAGACTTCGGTCAAATTTCTCAGACGAATAAGCGTCCAAGTGGTCAAATCAAGATTCTTTATCGGTCTGCTAGTCAAAGTGGGGCTGTTGCAGCCAGTGTACTAGATAAATTTGTAACTAAGCTGGACACAAAGTTGGGACGAGAGTCCGCAAATTTGACAGTTAAGACAGTTGAAAGTAATAAAAGAGGTCTCAGGCAATTTGATTACCTTTTTGCGGGGATGTTAGCTTATACGCTGATGAGTTTTGGACTTATGGGCTTATCTAATGCCTTACCAGAAGATAAGAAAACAGGCGCTCTTAAGAGAATTCACGCCAGCCCAGTTTCACCGGCCCAGTATATGTTCTCCTACATGCTCGCTTTCGTAGGTTTGGCAGCCATTGCCTTTCCAATTATGTTTGCTATTGCGACCTATCTTTTCAATTGGCAAATGGTTGGTAGCTGGCTTAATTTGATTGTGTTTGCTCTGCTGAGTTTGGTTATGCTCTTTAGTCTTGGCTTAGCAGTTGGTGGTTGGGCCAAGGATGATAAGCAGGCTTCTGGCCTATCCACTCTGGTCATGTTCCCACTCATGTTCCTTTCTGGTATCCTCTTCCCTCGCTTTATGATGCCGGAATTCATTCAAAAGTTAACAGACTATATTCCATTGACACCTGTAAATGACGGTATCCGCCTTATCATCACAGAAGATTATTCTTTAGTACAAGTCTTGCCACAAATTGGACTGATTGCTTTGTTTGCGCTCATTATTTATGCCATTGCGATTAAAGTTTTCCGTTGGGGATAG
- a CDS encoding CdaR family protein, with the protein MKNNRLRWFQKRHMIRQFGTAIASLFIAIFIFMTIVSGDGTNKGNSSGANSSSFSDTVENVPINFKYDSSEYYISGYASTVTVTLSSSNRVNLTTETNKSTRNFQVTADLTNLKEGTSKVQLDVHNLPAGMTAKIAPNTATVTIGKKRTKTFAVKAEISNSQVAKGYKVKSTDLDVDEVKVTSNEATIAQIDHIRASLPDDEPALSDDYEGKVNLQAVDASGNVLAATISPETANLSVNVSTMTKKVPIKVELTGDMDSSLSNISYSLDTSTALIQGDQASLNSISELTAKVDISNVKGNTTKTVKLAAPEGVVVDPSEVEVKLTTTKK; encoded by the coding sequence ATGAAAAATAATAGATTAAGATGGTTTCAAAAACGCCACATGATTCGCCAGTTTGGTACGGCTATAGCTTCCTTATTTATAGCCATCTTCATCTTTATGACGATTGTTAGTGGTGATGGAACCAATAAGGGAAACTCCAGCGGGGCCAATTCGTCCAGCTTTAGTGATACTGTAGAAAATGTTCCTATCAATTTTAAGTACGACAGTAGCGAGTATTATATTTCGGGCTACGCTTCAACGGTTACGGTGACCCTGAGTTCATCCAATCGTGTTAATTTAACGACAGAGACCAACAAGTCAACCCGCAATTTCCAAGTGACGGCAGATTTGACCAATCTTAAGGAGGGGACTTCCAAGGTTCAACTAGATGTCCATAATTTGCCGGCTGGGATGACGGCCAAGATTGCACCGAATACAGCAACGGTTACCATCGGGAAAAAGAGGACCAAGACCTTTGCGGTTAAGGCAGAGATTTCTAATAGTCAGGTGGCTAAGGGTTACAAGGTGAAATCAACAGATTTGGATGTTGATGAGGTTAAGGTGACCAGTAACGAAGCGACCATTGCCCAGATAGACCATATTCGAGCTAGCCTGCCAGACGATGAGCCAGCTTTGAGTGATGATTATGAGGGCAAGGTTAATCTTCAGGCCGTGGATGCTAGTGGCAATGTCCTAGCAGCGACTATCAGTCCTGAAACAGCCAATCTATCGGTAAATGTTTCAACCATGACCAAAAAGGTGCCGATTAAGGTTGAGCTAACTGGAGATATGGATAGTTCCTTGTCCAATATCAGCTATAGCCTTGATACTTCAACAGCCCTTATCCAAGGGGATCAGGCTAGTCTAAATAGTATTAGTGAATTGACGGCCAAGGTTGATATTTCAAATGTCAAAGGAAATACGACTAAAACGGTCAAGCTAGCGGCTCCAGAAGGAGTGGTTGTAGATCCATCTGAAGTTGAAGTGAAGTTGACAACGACTAAGAAATAA
- the obgE gene encoding GTPase ObgE: MSMFLDTAKINVKAGRGGDGMVAFRREKYVPNGGPWGGDGGKGGSVIFKVDEGLRTLMDFRYNRKFRAKNGEKGMTKGMHGRGAEDLIVAIPPGTTVRDAETGKVLTDLVENGQEFVAAKGGRGGRGNIRFATPRNPAPEISENGEPGQERDLQLELKILADVGLVGFPSVGKSTLLSVVSAAKPKIGAYHFTTIVPNIGMVRTKSGESFAMADLPGLIEGASQGVGLGTQFLRHIERTRVILHVIDMSAAEGRDPYEDYLSINKELETYNLRLLERPQIIVANKMDMPEAKENLKVFKEKMAADYDEFDDLPMIFPISSLAHRGLENLLEATAELLDKTDEFLIYSEDELAQEEAYYGFDEEQNPFEISRDDDATWVLSGEKLEKLFVMTNLEREESIMKFARQLRGMGVDQALRERGAKDGDLVRIGKFEFEFVD, encoded by the coding sequence ATGAGTATGTTTTTAGATACGGCCAAGATTAACGTTAAAGCAGGTCGTGGCGGTGATGGCATGGTGGCCTTTCGCCGTGAAAAATACGTCCCCAATGGTGGTCCTTGGGGAGGTGATGGCGGTAAGGGTGGCTCGGTCATCTTTAAGGTAGACGAGGGGCTTCGGACCCTGATGGACTTCCGCTATAATCGCAAGTTTAGGGCCAAAAATGGGGAGAAGGGCATGACCAAGGGCATGCACGGTCGTGGTGCCGAAGACCTCATTGTTGCTATCCCACCTGGAACAACGGTCCGGGATGCTGAGACTGGCAAGGTACTGACCGATTTGGTTGAAAATGGTCAAGAATTTGTGGCCGCCAAGGGTGGTCGCGGTGGCCGTGGTAATATTCGCTTTGCCACTCCTCGCAATCCTGCTCCTGAGATTTCCGAAAATGGAGAGCCCGGTCAAGAGCGTGACCTCCAGTTGGAACTGAAGATTTTGGCCGACGTCGGTCTGGTTGGCTTCCCATCTGTTGGGAAATCGACCCTGCTCAGCGTTGTCTCTGCAGCCAAGCCCAAAATTGGGGCCTACCACTTTACGACGATTGTGCCCAACATCGGTATGGTTCGTACCAAGTCTGGTGAGAGTTTTGCCATGGCTGACCTACCTGGTTTGATTGAAGGAGCCAGTCAGGGCGTTGGGCTGGGAACCCAGTTCCTGCGCCACATTGAGCGGACTCGGGTCATCCTCCATGTCATTGATATGTCAGCGGCAGAAGGGCGTGACCCCTATGAGGACTACCTGTCCATCAATAAGGAATTGGAAACTTACAATCTCCGTTTGTTGGAGCGGCCTCAGATTATTGTGGCTAATAAGATGGACATGCCAGAGGCCAAGGAAAATCTCAAGGTCTTTAAGGAAAAAATGGCAGCAGACTACGATGAGTTTGACGACCTGCCAATGATTTTTCCTATTTCCAGTCTGGCCCACCGAGGCTTGGAAAATCTCCTTGAAGCGACGGCAGAACTCTTGGATAAGACGGACGAGTTCCTGATTTATAGCGAGGATGAGCTAGCTCAAGAGGAAGCCTACTATGGCTTTGATGAGGAACAAAATCCCTTTGAAATCAGTCGTGACGATGATGCTACTTGGGTTCTGTCAGGTGAGAAGCTGGAAAAACTCTTTGTCATGACCAATCTAGAGCGGGAGGAATCCATCATGAAATTTGCCCGCCAATTACGGGGAATGGGAGTTGACCAAGCCTTGCGTGAACGGGGTGCCAAGGATGGCGACCTAGTGCGTATCGGTAAGTTTGAGTTTGAATTTGTTGACTAG
- the glmM gene encoding phosphoglucosamine mutase — protein sequence MGNYFGTDGVRGEANVELTPELAFKLGRFGGYVLSQHETERPRVFVARDTRISGEMLESALIAGLLSVGIEVYKLGVLATPGVSYLVRTEKASAGVMISASHNPAQDNGIKFFGGDGFKLDDDREAEIEALLDAPADELPRPSAQGLGTLVDYPEGLRKYEKFLVDSGIDLEGMKIVLDTANGAASVSARDVFLDLNADITVIGENPDGLNINDGVGSTHPEQLQEAVKEAGAEIGLAFDGDSDRLIAVDENGQIVDGDRIMFIIGKHLSEQGKLAQNTIVTTVMSNLGFHKALDAQGINKVVTAVGDRYVVEEMRKNGYNLGGEQSGHVIIMDYNTTGDGQLTAIQLTKVLKETGKTLSDLASEVTIYPQKLVNIRVENSMKDKAMDVPVIAQVIEKMEAEIAGNGRILVRPSGTEPLLRVMAEAPTTEEVDYYVDTIAKVVQEKIGLD from the coding sequence ATGGGAAATTATTTTGGAACGGACGGGGTCCGTGGTGAAGCTAATGTGGAATTGACACCTGAGTTGGCCTTTAAATTAGGTCGCTTTGGTGGCTATGTGCTCAGCCAACATGAAACCGAACGTCCTCGTGTTTTCGTGGCCAGAGATACGCGTATTTCTGGAGAAATGCTGGAGTCGGCCCTGATTGCTGGCTTGCTGTCGGTAGGAATTGAAGTCTACAAGTTGGGGGTCCTAGCGACCCCAGGCGTTTCTTACCTTGTTCGGACAGAAAAAGCCAGCGCTGGTGTTATGATTTCAGCCAGTCACAATCCAGCTCAAGATAACGGCATCAAGTTCTTTGGTGGCGATGGCTTTAAGTTGGATGATGACCGTGAGGCCGAAATAGAGGCCCTTCTTGATGCGCCAGCAGATGAGCTCCCTCGGCCATCGGCCCAAGGCCTGGGAACTCTAGTTGATTATCCAGAGGGTCTGCGCAAGTATGAGAAGTTCCTAGTGGACTCAGGAATTGACTTGGAAGGGATGAAAATCGTCCTTGATACAGCTAATGGGGCGGCATCAGTTTCTGCTCGAGACGTCTTTCTTGATTTGAATGCTGATATTACTGTTATTGGTGAGAATCCTGATGGCCTCAATATTAATGATGGTGTTGGTTCAACCCACCCTGAACAACTGCAGGAAGCCGTTAAAGAAGCAGGAGCAGAAATTGGTCTGGCCTTTGATGGTGATAGCGACCGCCTGATTGCGGTTGATGAGAATGGGCAGATTGTGGATGGTGACCGGATTATGTTCATCATCGGAAAACACCTGTCTGAGCAAGGTAAACTAGCTCAAAATACTATTGTCACAACTGTCATGTCCAACCTTGGTTTCCATAAGGCCCTTGATGCCCAAGGCATTAACAAGGTTGTCACAGCCGTTGGTGACCGCTATGTCGTTGAAGAAATGCGTAAAAATGGCTACAATCTTGGTGGTGAGCAATCTGGCCATGTCATTATTATGGACTACAATACGACAGGGGATGGCCAACTGACCGCTATCCAATTAACCAAGGTCCTCAAGGAAACAGGTAAAACCTTGTCGGACTTGGCTAGTGAAGTGACTATCTATCCGCAAAAATTGGTCAATATCCGAGTGGAAAACAGTATGAAGGATAAGGCCATGGACGTTCCGGTCATTGCCCAAGTCATTGAGAAGATGGAAGCAGAGATAGCTGGTAATGGTCGGATTCTGGTCCGGCCTAGCGGTACAGAACCCCTCCTGCGAGTGATGGCCGAGGCTCCAACGACAGAAGAAGTTGACTACTACGTCGATACCATTGCCAAGGTTGTCCAAGAAAAGATAGGTTTGGATTAA
- the murT gene encoding lipid II isoglutaminyl synthase subunit MurT, translated as MKLQTLLGVTAGKSAHFVLSKMGRGSTLPGKLALKFDKDILDSIAKDYEIVVVTGTNGKTLTTALTVGILKEAFGEVVTNPSGANMITGITSTFLTAKKAKSGKKIAVLEIDEASLPKITDYITPSLFVFTNIFRDQMDRYGEIYTTYQMILDGAAKTPQATILANGDSPLFNSKEVVNPVKFYGFDTEKSEPKQAHYNTEGILCPKCQHILEYRLNTYANLGDYSCPNCGFERPKLDYALTELTEITNKTSQFIIDGQDYKINVGGLYNIYNALAAVAVAEFFGVQPSQIKAGFDKSRAVFGRQETFKIGDKSCTLVLIKNPVGASQALDMIKLAPYPFSLSVLLNANYADGIDTSWIWDANFEAILEMDIPEINAGGVRHSEIARRLRVTGYPEDKITQAEILKDIMTLIENQEEEHAYILATYTAMLEFREILASRRAVRKEMR; from the coding sequence ATGAAATTACAAACGTTATTAGGGGTGACGGCGGGGAAGTCGGCTCATTTTGTTCTTAGCAAGATGGGGCGGGGTTCCACTCTGCCTGGTAAATTAGCCCTAAAATTTGATAAGGATATTTTAGACAGCATCGCTAAGGACTACGAAATCGTTGTCGTGACAGGAACCAATGGCAAAACCCTGACAACAGCTCTGACTGTCGGTATTCTCAAGGAAGCTTTCGGAGAGGTTGTGACTAATCCTAGTGGTGCCAATATGATAACCGGTATCACTTCAACCTTTTTAACAGCCAAAAAGGCCAAGTCCGGCAAAAAGATTGCGGTGCTGGAAATTGATGAAGCCAGCCTGCCTAAGATTACGGACTACATCACTCCTAGTCTCTTTGTTTTTACCAATATCTTCCGCGACCAGATGGACCGCTACGGGGAAATCTATACCACCTATCAGATGATTCTGGATGGTGCTGCCAAGACACCTCAGGCAACTATTTTAGCCAATGGTGACAGCCCCCTCTTTAATTCCAAGGAAGTTGTCAACCCTGTAAAATTCTACGGCTTTGATACGGAGAAATCTGAGCCAAAACAGGCTCACTACAATACGGAAGGGATTCTCTGCCCCAAGTGTCAGCATATCTTAGAGTACCGCCTCAATACCTATGCCAATCTGGGAGACTATTCTTGTCCTAATTGTGGTTTTGAGCGACCAAAGTTGGATTATGCCTTGACCGAACTGACCGAAATTACCAACAAAACTTCCCAGTTCATCATTGACGGTCAGGATTATAAAATCAACGTCGGCGGTCTCTACAACATCTATAATGCCCTAGCTGCTGTAGCCGTTGCCGAATTCTTCGGAGTTCAACCCAGCCAAATCAAGGCTGGCTTTGATAAGAGTCGGGCCGTCTTTGGTCGACAAGAAACCTTTAAAATCGGTGACAAGTCCTGCACCCTGGTTCTGATTAAGAATCCTGTCGGTGCTAGTCAGGCCCTGGACATGATTAAGTTAGCCCCTTACCCATTCAGTCTGTCAGTTTTGCTTAATGCCAACTATGCCGATGGCATTGATACCAGCTGGATTTGGGATGCTAATTTTGAGGCTATCTTAGAGATGGATATTCCAGAAATCAATGCTGGTGGTGTCCGCCATTCTGAAATTGCTAGGCGTTTGCGGGTGACTGGTTATCCAGAAGATAAAATCACCCAAGCTGAGATCCTCAAGGACATTATGACCTTGATTGAAAATCAAGAAGAAGAGCACGCCTATATTCTGGCTACCTATACAGCCATGCTGGAATTCAGAGAAATCTTGGCCAGTCGCCGTGCTGTCAGAAAGGAGATGCGCTAA
- a CDS encoding GlsB/YeaQ/YmgE family stress response membrane protein, with amino-acid sequence MIGAIIVGAIIGMVAAGITRKSDSMGCFANIIAGLIGSFVGQSLFGYWGPSLAGMALIPSIAGAVIVIAVVSFLLD; translated from the coding sequence ATGATTGGAGCTATTATTGTGGGAGCAATTATCGGAATGGTTGCAGCTGGTATCACCAGAAAGAGCGACTCCATGGGCTGTTTTGCCAATATTATTGCAGGTTTAATCGGTTCCTTTGTTGGACAGTCCCTCTTTGGTTACTGGGGACCGTCGCTAGCTGGCATGGCCCTGATTCCTTCCATCGCAGGGGCTGTCATCGTCATTGCAGTCGTTTCATTTTTATTGGATTAA
- the cdaA gene encoding diadenylate cyclase CdaA → MNDLINLDPDFWRSIFDSPWSIIVNILDILIVAYLIYKFIKALAGTKIMSLVQGVILFVLLRILAQIIGLTTVSYLMNQVITYGVIAAVVIFAPEIRTGLEKFGRTPQAFIQTNNMTEDEQLIDALMKAVAYMSPRKIGALIAIEGTQTLQEYISTGIVLDADVTSQLLINIFIPNTPLHDGAVIIRGNKIATACSYLPLSESGNISKEFGTRHRAAIGLSENSDALTLVVSEETGGLSVTYKGEFLHDLSREDLEAFLRDKLIKAEPKRVNLLNQWRGGRRHEK, encoded by the coding sequence ATGAACGATTTAATCAATTTAGATCCTGACTTTTGGCGGTCCATCTTTGATTCACCCTGGTCCATCATTGTCAATATCCTAGATATATTAATCGTTGCCTACCTCATCTATAAGTTTATTAAAGCTTTAGCAGGAACGAAAATCATGTCTCTGGTACAAGGGGTCATCCTCTTTGTTCTCTTGCGTATCTTGGCTCAGATTATTGGTCTAACGACGGTTAGTTACCTAATGAATCAAGTCATCACTTATGGGGTTATCGCAGCGGTTGTTATCTTTGCACCCGAGATTCGGACAGGACTTGAGAAGTTTGGTCGGACTCCTCAGGCCTTTATCCAAACCAATAATATGACTGAGGATGAGCAACTGATTGATGCCCTGATGAAGGCTGTTGCCTATATGAGTCCCCGTAAGATTGGGGCCCTGATTGCTATTGAGGGGACGCAGACCTTACAAGAGTATATTTCAACGGGGATTGTTCTCGATGCTGATGTGACTAGCCAGCTTCTGATTAATATTTTTATCCCCAATACCCCCTTGCATGATGGGGCGGTCATTATTCGCGGAAATAAGATTGCAACAGCCTGTTCCTACCTGCCCTTGTCAGAATCTGGCAACATCTCTAAGGAATTTGGGACCAGACACCGGGCGGCTATCGGTCTTTCCGAAAACTCTGATGCATTGACCCTGGTTGTTTCCGAAGAAACTGGTGGCCTCTCTGTTACCTATAAGGGTGAGTTCCTACATGATTTAAGTCGAGAAGACTTGGAAGCCTTTTTGAGGGATAAGTTGATTAAGGCTGAGCCTAAGCGGGTTAACCTTCTCAATCAATGGAGGGGAGGTCGTCGGCATGAAAAATAA
- a CDS encoding ABC transporter ATP-binding protein, producing MKNTSIIQVEKLVKTYSGKNVVNGVSFDVMEGEIFGILGPNGAGKSTILEMIETLRKIDSGKVTLDGIDVAKDPKKVKKIIGIQLQNTAFMEKLNLNEQLRMFASFYGVSINTRALLESVNLLEHAKKYPEQLSGGQRQRFAIASALVNTPRVLFLDEPTTGLDPQARRNLWELVQDIKKRGITVVLTTHYMEEAELLCDRLAIMDEGEIKVIDSPKNLIQALLDRGFKKTKVIQEADLEDVFIDLTGKELRD from the coding sequence ATGAAAAATACATCTATTATACAAGTTGAAAAACTTGTGAAAACTTACAGTGGCAAGAATGTTGTTAATGGTGTTTCCTTTGACGTGATGGAGGGCGAGATTTTCGGTATTCTCGGTCCCAACGGTGCAGGTAAATCAACTATTCTGGAAATGATTGAAACCCTGCGCAAAATTGACAGTGGAAAGGTAACTCTTGATGGCATTGATGTTGCTAAAGATCCCAAAAAAGTCAAGAAGATCATCGGGATTCAGTTGCAAAACACTGCCTTTATGGAGAAGCTTAATCTAAATGAACAGTTGAGGATGTTCGCAAGTTTTTATGGTGTTAGCATCAATACCCGTGCTCTCTTGGAAAGCGTTAACCTTCTGGAGCATGCTAAGAAATATCCTGAGCAGCTATCGGGTGGTCAACGCCAGCGTTTCGCTATTGCCAGCGCTCTGGTCAATACGCCCCGTGTTCTCTTTTTGGATGAGCCAACAACTGGGCTGGACCCCCAGGCTCGCCGAAACTTGTGGGAACTGGTGCAAGATATCAAAAAACGCGGAATTACTGTCGTTTTGACGACACATTACATGGAAGAAGCGGAGTTACTTTGCGACCGCTTAGCCATCATGGATGAAGGAGAAATTAAGGTCATTGATAGTCCTAAAAATCTTATTCAGGCCTTGCTGGACCGTGGTTTCAAGAAAACAAAAGTCATTCAGGAAGCTGACTTAGAGGATGTCTTTATCGATCTAACCGGAAAGGAGCTGAGAGACTAA
- a CDS encoding DUF4044 domain-containing protein — MAFGENGPRKKTFFEHLTMWVVLLMVIITVGAIVLGALTAF, encoded by the coding sequence ATGGCTTTTGGAGAAAATGGTCCACGCAAGAAAACGTTTTTTGAACACTTGACCATGTGGGTAGTCTTATTGATGGTTATCATTACTGTCGGAGCAATTGTACTGGGAGCCCTCACCGCCTTCTAA